In Camelus bactrianus isolate YW-2024 breed Bactrian camel chromosome 18, ASM4877302v1, whole genome shotgun sequence, one DNA window encodes the following:
- the NDUFAB1 gene encoding acyl carrier protein, mitochondrial, giving the protein MAARVLCACVRRLPAAFAPLPRLPTLAAARALSTTLFPAGSRTRPGAPQPALVFAQVPGGVTQLCRQYSDAPPLTLEGIKDRVLYVLKLYDKIDPEKLSVNSHFMKDLGLDSLDQVEIIMAMEDEFGFEIPDIDAEKLMCPQEIVDYIADKKDVYE; this is encoded by the exons ATGGCGGCTCGTGTCCTTTGCGCCTGTGTCCGCCGACTGCCCGCGGCCTTCGCGCCACTGCCCAGGCTTCCTACGCTGGCCGCCGCCCGGGCGCTCAGCACCACCCTGTTCCCCGCGGGGTCCCGGACCAGGCCTGGGGCTCCGCAGCCGGCCTTGGTGTTCGCGCAG GTTCCAGGTGGAGTGACGCAGCTATGCCGCCAGTATAGCGACGCGCCCCCTTtgacactagaaggaatcaaggaCCGTGTTCTTTACGTCTTGAAACTTTATGACAAGATTGACCCAGAAAAG CTCTCGGTAAATTCCCATTTTATGAAAGACCTGGGCTTAGACAGTTTGGACCAAGTGGAGATTATCATGGCCATGGAGGACGAATTTG ggtttgaaattcctgataTAGATGCGGAGAAGTTAATGTGCCCACAAGAAATTGTAGATTACATTGCAGATAAGAAAGATGTATATGAATAA
- the UBFD1 gene encoding ubiquitin domain-containing protein UBFD1 isoform X2, whose amino-acid sequence MAAAGAPDGMEEPGMDTEAETVATEAPARPLNCVEAEAAAGAAAEDSCAARGSLQPAPAQPPGDPAAQASVSNGEDAGGGAGRELVDLKIIWNKTKHDVKFPLDSTGSELKQKIHSITGLPPAMQKVMYKGLVPEDKTLREIKVTSGAKIMVVGSTINDVLAVNTPKDAAQQDAKAEENKKEPLCRQKQHRKVLDKGKPEDVMPSVKGAQERLPTVPLSGMYNKSGGKVRLTFKLEQDQLWIGTKERTEKLPMGSIKNVVSEPIEGHEDYHMMIGVFVLRTQRCQFLLLYLITASFPGLPPATLLLVNARWGRKSCGSGQGAPAGLVFAEPRSVPR is encoded by the exons ATGGCGGCGGCCGGAGCCCCGGATG GCATGGAGGAGCCTGGCATGGACACGGAGGCAGAGACCGTGGCGACCGAGGCGCCCGCGCGCCCCCTCAACTGCGTGGAGGCCGAAgccgcggcgggggcggcggccgaGGACTCCTGCGCTGCGCGAGGCAGCCTGCAGCCGGCCCCGGCCCAGCCCCCTGGGGACCCCGCGGCCCAGGCCTCGGTCAGCAACGGCGAGGACGCGGGCGGCGGCGCAGGCAGGGAGCTggtggacctgaagatcatctgGAACAAGACTAAGCACGACGTGAAGTTCCCCCTGGACAGCACAGGCTCCGAGCTAAAACAGAAGATTCACTCGATTACAG GTCTCCCGCCTGCCATGCAGAAAGTCATGTATAAAGGCCTTGTCCCCGAGGATAAGACgttgagagaaataaaagtgacCAGCGGGGCCAAGATCATGGTGGTTGGCTCCACGATAAATGACGTTTTAGCAGTAAACACGCCCAAAGATGCGGCCCAGCAGGACGCCAAGGCCGAAGAGAACAAGAAGGAGCCTCTCTGCAGGCAGAAA CAACACAGGAAAGTATTGGATAAAGGAAAACCCGAAGATGTGATGCCGTCTGTTAAGGGTGCCCAG GAGCGCCTGCCAACGGTACCCTTATCCGGCATGTACAATAAGTCTGGAGGAAAAGTGAGACTCACCTTTAAGCTAGAACAAGACCAGCTGTGGATCGGCACTAAAG AGCGGACGGAGAAATTGCCCATGGGCTCCATTAAAAATGTGGTCAGCGAACCTATCGAAGGACACGAAGACTACCACATGATG ATTGGAGTTTTTGTTTTAAGAACCCAAAGATGTCAGTTCCTCCTTTTGTACCTCATCACCGCTTCCTTTCCTGGCCTCCCTCCCGCCACGCTGCTGCTCGTGAACGCGCGGTGGGGGAGGAAGAGCTGTGGGTCTGGTCAGGGCGCTCCCGCTGGCTTGGTGTTTGCTGAGCCAAGGAGTGTCCCGCGGTGA
- the UBFD1 gene encoding ubiquitin domain-containing protein UBFD1 isoform X3: MAAAGAPDGMEEPGMDTEAETVATEAPARPLNCVEAEAAAGAAAEDSCAARGSLQPAPAQPPGDPAAQASVSNGEDAGGGAGRELVDLKIIWNKTKHDVKFPLDSTGSELKQKIHSITGLPPAMQKVMYKGLVPEDKTLREIKVTSGAKIMVVGSTINDVLAVNTPKDAAQQDAKAEENKKEPLCRQKQHRKVLDKGKPEDVMPSVKGAQERLPTVPLSGMYNKSGGKVRLTFKLEQDQLWIGTKERTEKLPMGSIKNVVSEPIEGHEDYHMMAFQLGPTEASYYWVYWVPTQYVDAIKDTVLGKWQYF, translated from the exons ATGGCGGCGGCCGGAGCCCCGGATG GCATGGAGGAGCCTGGCATGGACACGGAGGCAGAGACCGTGGCGACCGAGGCGCCCGCGCGCCCCCTCAACTGCGTGGAGGCCGAAgccgcggcgggggcggcggccgaGGACTCCTGCGCTGCGCGAGGCAGCCTGCAGCCGGCCCCGGCCCAGCCCCCTGGGGACCCCGCGGCCCAGGCCTCGGTCAGCAACGGCGAGGACGCGGGCGGCGGCGCAGGCAGGGAGCTggtggacctgaagatcatctgGAACAAGACTAAGCACGACGTGAAGTTCCCCCTGGACAGCACAGGCTCCGAGCTAAAACAGAAGATTCACTCGATTACAG GTCTCCCGCCTGCCATGCAGAAAGTCATGTATAAAGGCCTTGTCCCCGAGGATAAGACgttgagagaaataaaagtgacCAGCGGGGCCAAGATCATGGTGGTTGGCTCCACGATAAATGACGTTTTAGCAGTAAACACGCCCAAAGATGCGGCCCAGCAGGACGCCAAGGCCGAAGAGAACAAGAAGGAGCCTCTCTGCAGGCAGAAA CAACACAGGAAAGTATTGGATAAAGGAAAACCCGAAGATGTGATGCCGTCTGTTAAGGGTGCCCAG GAGCGCCTGCCAACGGTACCCTTATCCGGCATGTACAATAAGTCTGGAGGAAAAGTGAGACTCACCTTTAAGCTAGAACAAGACCAGCTGTGGATCGGCACTAAAG AGCGGACGGAGAAATTGCCCATGGGCTCCATTAAAAATGTGGTCAGCGAACCTATCGAAGGACACGAAGACTACCACATGATG GCGTTTCAGTTGGGCCCCACGGAAGCCTCTTACTACTGGGTGTACTGGGTTCCGACTCAATATGTGGATGCAATCAAAGACACTGTGCTGGGGAAGTGGCAGTATTTTTGA
- the UBFD1 gene encoding ubiquitin domain-containing protein UBFD1 isoform X1, protein MAAAGAPDGMEEPGMDTEAETVATEAPARPLNCVEAEAAAGAAAEDSCAARGSLQPAPAQPPGDPAAQASVSNGEDAGGGAGRELVDLKIIWNKTKHDVKFPLDSTGSELKQKIHSITGLPPAMQKVMYKGLVPEDKTLREIKVTSGAKIMVVGSTINDVLAVNTPKDAAQQDAKAEENKKEPLCRQKQHRKVLDKGKPEDVMPSVKGAQERLPTVPLSGMYNKSGGKVRLTFKLEQDQLWIGTKERTEKLPMGSIKNVVSEPIEGHEDYHMMGSGSPTGLWISSVTSPGNLLEMQILRPHSSPPEAGTLRAGAHQSALTNPPGGSAALVSSGTTALESAMPNSHLFTFIYLFVYF, encoded by the exons ATGGCGGCGGCCGGAGCCCCGGATG GCATGGAGGAGCCTGGCATGGACACGGAGGCAGAGACCGTGGCGACCGAGGCGCCCGCGCGCCCCCTCAACTGCGTGGAGGCCGAAgccgcggcgggggcggcggccgaGGACTCCTGCGCTGCGCGAGGCAGCCTGCAGCCGGCCCCGGCCCAGCCCCCTGGGGACCCCGCGGCCCAGGCCTCGGTCAGCAACGGCGAGGACGCGGGCGGCGGCGCAGGCAGGGAGCTggtggacctgaagatcatctgGAACAAGACTAAGCACGACGTGAAGTTCCCCCTGGACAGCACAGGCTCCGAGCTAAAACAGAAGATTCACTCGATTACAG GTCTCCCGCCTGCCATGCAGAAAGTCATGTATAAAGGCCTTGTCCCCGAGGATAAGACgttgagagaaataaaagtgacCAGCGGGGCCAAGATCATGGTGGTTGGCTCCACGATAAATGACGTTTTAGCAGTAAACACGCCCAAAGATGCGGCCCAGCAGGACGCCAAGGCCGAAGAGAACAAGAAGGAGCCTCTCTGCAGGCAGAAA CAACACAGGAAAGTATTGGATAAAGGAAAACCCGAAGATGTGATGCCGTCTGTTAAGGGTGCCCAG GAGCGCCTGCCAACGGTACCCTTATCCGGCATGTACAATAAGTCTGGAGGAAAAGTGAGACTCACCTTTAAGCTAGAACAAGACCAGCTGTGGATCGGCACTAAAG AGCGGACGGAGAAATTGCCCATGGGCTCCATTAAAAATGTGGTCAGCGAACCTATCGAAGGACACGAAGACTACCACATGATG ggcagtggttctccaacTGGCCTCTGGATCAGCAGTGttacatcacctgggaacttgttagagatgcagattctcaggccccactccagcCCTCCGGAAGCAGGAACTCTAAGGGCTGGAGCCCACCAGTCTGCTCTAACAAACCCTCCAGGTGGTTCTGCTGCCCTTGTGAGTTCGGGAACCACCGCTTTAGAATCGGCTATGCCTAACTCCCacctttttactttcatttatttatttgtgtatttttga
- the UBFD1 gene encoding ubiquitin domain-containing protein UBFD1 isoform X5, with translation MAAAGAPDGMEEPGMDTEAETVATEAPARPLNCVEAEAAAGAAAEDSCAARGSLQPAPAQPPGDPAAQASVSNGEDAGGGAGRELVDLKIIWNKTKHDVKFPLDSTGSELKQKIHSITGLPPAMQKVMYKGLVPEDKTLREIKVTSGAKIMVVGSTINDVLAVNTPKDAAQQDAKAEENKKEPLCRQKQHRKVLDKGKPEDVMPSVKGAQERLPTVPLSGMYNKSGGKVRLTFKLEQDQLWIGTKERTEKLPMGSIKNVVSEPIEGHEDYHMMFS, from the exons ATGGCGGCGGCCGGAGCCCCGGATG GCATGGAGGAGCCTGGCATGGACACGGAGGCAGAGACCGTGGCGACCGAGGCGCCCGCGCGCCCCCTCAACTGCGTGGAGGCCGAAgccgcggcgggggcggcggccgaGGACTCCTGCGCTGCGCGAGGCAGCCTGCAGCCGGCCCCGGCCCAGCCCCCTGGGGACCCCGCGGCCCAGGCCTCGGTCAGCAACGGCGAGGACGCGGGCGGCGGCGCAGGCAGGGAGCTggtggacctgaagatcatctgGAACAAGACTAAGCACGACGTGAAGTTCCCCCTGGACAGCACAGGCTCCGAGCTAAAACAGAAGATTCACTCGATTACAG GTCTCCCGCCTGCCATGCAGAAAGTCATGTATAAAGGCCTTGTCCCCGAGGATAAGACgttgagagaaataaaagtgacCAGCGGGGCCAAGATCATGGTGGTTGGCTCCACGATAAATGACGTTTTAGCAGTAAACACGCCCAAAGATGCGGCCCAGCAGGACGCCAAGGCCGAAGAGAACAAGAAGGAGCCTCTCTGCAGGCAGAAA CAACACAGGAAAGTATTGGATAAAGGAAAACCCGAAGATGTGATGCCGTCTGTTAAGGGTGCCCAG GAGCGCCTGCCAACGGTACCCTTATCCGGCATGTACAATAAGTCTGGAGGAAAAGTGAGACTCACCTTTAAGCTAGAACAAGACCAGCTGTGGATCGGCACTAAAG AGCGGACGGAGAAATTGCCCATGGGCTCCATTAAAAATGTGGTCAGCGAACCTATCGAAGGACACGAAGACTACCACATGATG ttttcataa
- the UBFD1 gene encoding ubiquitin domain-containing protein UBFD1 isoform X4: MAAAGAPDGMEEPGMDTEAETVATEAPARPLNCVEAEAAAGAAAEDSCAARGSLQPAPAQPPGDPAAQASVSNGEDAGGGAGRELVDLKIIWNKTKHDVKFPLDSTGSELKQKIHSITGLPPAMQKVMYKGLVPEDKTLREIKVTSGAKIMVVGSTINDVLAVNTPKDAAQQDAKAEENKKEPLCRQKQHRKVLDKGKPEDVMPSVKGAQERLPTVPLSGMYNKSGGKVRLTFKLEQDQLWIGTKERTEKLPMGSIKNVVSEPIEGHEDYHMMMPLH, encoded by the exons ATGGCGGCGGCCGGAGCCCCGGATG GCATGGAGGAGCCTGGCATGGACACGGAGGCAGAGACCGTGGCGACCGAGGCGCCCGCGCGCCCCCTCAACTGCGTGGAGGCCGAAgccgcggcgggggcggcggccgaGGACTCCTGCGCTGCGCGAGGCAGCCTGCAGCCGGCCCCGGCCCAGCCCCCTGGGGACCCCGCGGCCCAGGCCTCGGTCAGCAACGGCGAGGACGCGGGCGGCGGCGCAGGCAGGGAGCTggtggacctgaagatcatctgGAACAAGACTAAGCACGACGTGAAGTTCCCCCTGGACAGCACAGGCTCCGAGCTAAAACAGAAGATTCACTCGATTACAG GTCTCCCGCCTGCCATGCAGAAAGTCATGTATAAAGGCCTTGTCCCCGAGGATAAGACgttgagagaaataaaagtgacCAGCGGGGCCAAGATCATGGTGGTTGGCTCCACGATAAATGACGTTTTAGCAGTAAACACGCCCAAAGATGCGGCCCAGCAGGACGCCAAGGCCGAAGAGAACAAGAAGGAGCCTCTCTGCAGGCAGAAA CAACACAGGAAAGTATTGGATAAAGGAAAACCCGAAGATGTGATGCCGTCTGTTAAGGGTGCCCAG GAGCGCCTGCCAACGGTACCCTTATCCGGCATGTACAATAAGTCTGGAGGAAAAGTGAGACTCACCTTTAAGCTAGAACAAGACCAGCTGTGGATCGGCACTAAAG AGCGGACGGAGAAATTGCCCATGGGCTCCATTAAAAATGTGGTCAGCGAACCTATCGAAGGACACGAAGACTACCACATGATG ATGCCACTTCACTAG